One stretch of Arachis hypogaea cultivar Tifrunner chromosome 20, arahy.Tifrunner.gnm2.J5K5, whole genome shotgun sequence DNA includes these proteins:
- the LOC112782517 gene encoding probable mediator of RNA polymerase II transcription subunit 26c has translation MDLDDFRSILDTAGVDVWLFIDTAITVASLDCGDELRRRRDGIIERIFAATTPPLPCRNCDGDRNLRSNGHQIKKRLSPSPSPQRQHSHHQQRRGGRGAAAAVSPSTPQSLGDDDDNGHADADAAEDDREDLDPYGGLFDDEQKKILEIKEQLEEPDQSEESLVELLQNLADMDITFQALKETDIGRHVNRLRKHSSNDVRRLVKLLVRKWKEIVDEWVRLNQPGGAASLMADGDSPPLKTTQNGHHQIPDFAYSPNPHNGSSGSDRNTSEAEPKPKVIPRKEAPPKPTPPPSVPTPSIAFQNRQREQRDRDFDAERLASARKRLQENYKEAENAKKQRTIQVMDIHELPKSKPKNAFFGKNKGSGGSQGRHW, from the exons ATGGATTTGGATGATTTCCGATCCATATTGGATACTGCCGGCGTTGACGTTTGGCTCTTCATCGACACCGCCATCACCGTCGCCTCCTTGGATTGCGGTGACGAGCTGAGGCGACGGAGGGATGGAATCATAGAACGAATCTTCGCTGCCACAACACCTCCTCTGCCGTGCCGGAACTGCGACGGCGATCGTAACCTGAGGTCCAATGGCCACCAAATCAAGAAACGCCTCAGCCCTAGCCCTAGCCCTCAGCGACAACACAGCCACCACCAGCAACGTCGTGGTGGCCGTGGTGCCGCCGCTGCAGTTTCTCCCTCAACGCCGCAGTCTCTCGGAGATGATGATGACAACGGCCACGCCGACGCCGACGCCGCCGAAGACGACCGTGAAGATTTGGATCCTTACGGCGGCTTGTTCGATGATGAGCAGAAGAAGATTCTAGAGATTAAAGAGCAGCTCGAAGAACCTGACCAG TCTGAAGAATCGTTGGTGGAGCTGCTGCAAAATCTCGCAGACATGGATATTACATTCCAAGCGTTAAAG GAGACTGACATTGGGAGGCACGTGAATCGGTTGCGGAAGCATTCCTCCAATGACGTTCGCAGATTGGTGAAGCTACTTGTGAG GAAGTGGAAGGAAATTGTGGATGAGTGGGTGAGGTTGAATCAACCGGGTGGAGCAGCTTCTCTCATGG CTGATGGGGACTCTCCACCGCTGAAAACCACCCAAAACGGGCATCATCAg ATTCCTGATTTTGCATACTCGCCAAATCCACACA ATGGAAGTTCTGGGTCTGACCGTAACACCTCAGAGgcagaaccaaaaccaaaagTGATTCCCCGCAAAGAAGCTCCGCCAAAACCAACGCCGCCACCTTCAGTCCCTACTCCTTCCATCGCCTTCCAAAAT AGACAGAGAGAACAAAGAGATAGAGATTTTGACGCGGAGAGGCTTGCTTCGGCAAGGAAGCGGCTTCAAGAGAACTACAAAGAGGCTGAAAATG CGAAAAAGCAAAGAACGATTCAGGTGATGGACATCCACGAGTTACCAAAGTCAAAACCCAAGAATGCCTTCTTTGGAAAGAACAAAGGCAGTGGCGGTTCTCAGGGAAGGCACTGGTGA
- the LOC112782923 gene encoding uncharacterized protein → MSMRPFLPKCLFFSSSPARALLLLPLQLSQFSSSSHSPSYHPRRLEEESRHVRVSVWWDFENCQVPNTINVSKIATVITDAVRANGIKGPVHITAFGDVLQLSRSNQEALSYTGIHLAHVPNGGKNSADRSLLIDLMCWVSQNPPPAHLFLISGDKDFAGILHRLRMNNYNILLATPGSASDVLCAAATIMWHWPSLLKGEELTGKHFNHPPDGPVGSWYGNYKVPLENPFSASEQSASCQKAESCESPPIPKSVARQVRKILSSHPKGMSITDFRAELAKNNVQLEKSFYGQKKFSRFLLSIPHVQLKHLGEGVYFVCLAPSEFPKPLASNDGPSKTPAVGNEAPQKLNGESKNTPRDVDRTPSMPSLHERSSAKIGNMTDAQLSKVQLPQKDKEVSRFKADNEIVTPDEISLNKSGKPTSSDDHSAQNTLVENNLVDDESGKYIAEYKNEVPTRGDADEVCQSSYSLPVDDFMVEKRHGGSVETHSKSSIFGWIRSWFPFWKRNAKSDDLTTNKTSMDSHSEFEEPKLSQLDMAVSHSEEPKLCQPEMAVSHSEEPKLCQPDMAISHLEEPKLSQVDETINHSEESKLSEQNQSVIHAEEPKISDQAPMLSEPNQIVSHSVETKLCDRDQTVSQSVEANTSEVNQNVGHSDKPELFFRDSFWNYMESFVFTTQGSVLVSLSTSREDLAQKLQKGGPAVLESLTEKDILQLIDLLIADKKWLEVSGSTKYPFKVTRPVQKNSSMGLSHGANGLRSLFLNRASQSNLQKLLEHDAEKHNQNTPHTSVLKLATEKLYAERSRNDILVDCQKVVDEILRIHPEGYNIGCFRKLFYEMCGYHINLQKLGYKNLASLLQTMQGAKLESTNIFPSVPADVCYSDRETSILKTQVTRASHAVTYSDSELSGSAPKDDSMDSPWEELGPISAKNSDQSDVESELSRNAKELDNTSKYPDYEPVGLDYDPSESEEDSTCLTQPEEQGKRRCNEQDSSLLKVLDFWHCRKEGENSAKNSDSVDIFNNDSLKRILNPSGKSSQGALSKIPSGNYREKHSSRKSYSFVADPLLSPKDKLIDGMLDGFKKTDETKMQN, encoded by the exons ATGTCCATGCGCCCATTCCTCCCCAAATGCCTCTTCTTCAGCTCTTCGCCAGCTcgtgctcttcttcttcttccacttcAACTCAGCCAATTCTCGTCTTCGTCGCATTCGCCTTCGTATCATCCGAGACGGTTAGAGGAGGAGTCACGCCACGTGAGGGTGTCGGTGTGGTGGGACTTCGAGAACTGCCAAGTGCCGAACACCATCAACGTGTCCAAGATCGCCACCGTCATAACGGACGCCGTTAGAGCCAACGGTATTAAGGGGCCCGTCCATATAACGGCCTTCGGCGATGTCTTGCAGCTTTCTAGATCCAACCAGGAGGCACTTTCATACACCGGCATTCATCTTGCCCACGTTCCCAATG GTGGAAAGAATAGTGCTGATAGATCTCTTCTTATTGATCTTATGTGTTGGGTTTCTCAAAACCCGCCACCTGCGCATCTCTTTCTGATTTCTGGGGATAAAGACTTTGCTGGCATATTGCACCGCTTAAGAATGAATAACTACAACATCCTGCTTGCAACTCCAGGATCAGCTTCTGATGTGCTATGCGCTGCAGCAACTATAATGTGGCACTGGCCATCTTTGCTTAAGGGAGAAGAACTTACTGGAAAGCATTTCAATCATCCTCCAGATGGCCCTGTTGGTTCTTGGTATGGAAATTATAAGGTGCCTCTTGAAAATCCCTTCTCAGCTAGTGAGCAGTCTGCATCTTGTCAAAAAGCAGAAAGCTGTGAATCTCCCCCAATTCCTAAGTCAGTTGCAAGGCAGGTTAGGAAAATATTAAGTTCGCATCCAAAAGGGATGTCCATTACAGATTTTCGTGCGGAGTTGGCTAAAAATAATGTGCAATTGGAGAAATCATTCTATGGACAGAAAAAGTTTTCCCGTTTTCTTCTATCAATACCACACGTACAGCTCAAGCATTTAGGTGAAGGTGTTTATTTTGTGTGTTTGGCTCCCTCAGAGTTTCCCAAACCCCTTGCAAGCAATGATGGGCCATCAAAAACACCTGCTGTTGGGAATGAAGCACCTCAAAAGTTGAATGGTGAGAGTAAAAATACGCCTAGAGATGTAGATAGGACGCCTTCAATGCCCTCATTGCATGAAAGGAGTAGTGCGAAGATTGGGAATATGACTGATGCACAATTGTCTAAGGTTCAACTGCCACAAAAAGACAAGGAAGTTTCACGATTTAAGGCAGATAATGAGATTGTAACGCCTGACGAGATAAGTCTCAATAAATCTGGAAAACCTACTTCATCAGATGACCACTCTGCTCAGAACACATTGGTGGAAAACAATCTTGTTGATGATGAATCTGGAAAATATATAGCTGAGTACAAAAATGAGGTGCCAACTAGAGGGGATGCTGATGAGGTTTGTCAAAGCTCTTATTCTTTGCCAGTTGATGACTTCATGGTTGAGAAGAGGCATGGCGGGAGTGTTGAAACTCATAGCAAAAGTTCAATATTTGGTTGGATTAGAAGTTGGTTTCCATTTTGGAAAAGAAATGCTAAATCTGATGATTTAACCACTAATAAGACCAGCATGGATAGTCACTCTGAGTTTGAGGAGCCCAAGTTATCTCAACTGGACATGGCAGTAAGTCATTCGGAGGAGCCCAAGCTATGTCAACCAGAGATGGCTGTAAGTCATTCGGAGGAGCCCAAGCTATGTCAACCAGACATGGCTATAAGTCATTTGGAAGAGCCCAAGCTATCTCAAGTGGACGAGACTATAAATCATTCTGAGGAGTCCAAGTTATCTGAACAGAACCAGAGTGTTATTCATGCTGAAGAGCCGAAAATATCAGATCAGGCGCCCATGTTATCTGAGCCAAACCAGATTGTTAGTCATTCTGTAGAGACCAAATTATGTGATCGGGACCAGACTGTTTCTCAGTCTGTAGAGGCCAACACATCAGAAGTGAACCAGAATGTTGGTCATTCTGACAAGCCCGAGTTATTTTTTAGAGATTCCTTTTGGAATTACATGGAATCTTTTGTTTTTACCACCCAAGGATCAGTTCTCGTCTCCCTGTCAACAAGCAG GGAGGATTTGGCACAAAAATTACAAAAGGGCGGTCCTGCGGTTCTCGAGTCTCTCACTGAAAAGGATATTCTTCAACTGATTGATTTATTAATAGCAGACAAGAAATGGTTGGAGGTAAGCGGCTCCACAAAATATCCATTTAAGGTGACTCGACCAGTTCAGAAGAACTCATCAATGGGCCTTTCTCATGGTGCGAATGGCCTTCGGTCTCTCTTTTTAAATAGAGCATCACAGTCCAACCTGCAGAAATTACTTGAACATGATGCAGAGAAACACAATCAGAATACTCCTCATACTAGTGTTTTGAAACTTGCCACTGAAAAACTATATGCTGAGAGGTCTAGAAATGATATATTAGTAGACTGCCAAAAAGTTGTGGATGAAATATTGAGAATCCACCCAGAGGGATACAATATTGGTTGTTTCCGAAAACTATTTTATGAGATGTGTGGCTATCATATTAATTTACAGAAGCTCGGTTATAAAAATTTGGCATCCTTATTGCAGACAATGCAGGGAGCTAAATTAGAGTCCACTAATATTTTTCCTTCTGTTCCTGCTGATGTTTGTTATTCTGACCGGGAAACTTCAATCCTCAAAACTCAAGTTACCAGGGCTAGTCATGCAGTCACCTACTCAGATAGTGAATTGTCTGGTTCAGCTCCAAAGGATGATAGCATGGACTCTCCATGGGAAGAATTAGGTCCTATTTCTGCCAAAAATTCTGACCAGAGTGATGTGGAATCAGAATTAAGTAGGAatgccaaagaactggataaTACCTCAAAGTATCCTGATTATGAACCTGTTGGCTTAGATTATGATCCTTCTGAGTCTGAAGAAGATAGTACCTGTTTAACTCAACCAGAAGAGCAAGGAAAGCGAAGATGTAATGAGCAAGACAGTTCTCTTCTCAAAGTTTTGGATTTCTGGCACTGTAGAAAGGAAGGAGAGAATAGTGCaaagaattcagatagtgttgacATCTTTAATAATGATTCTCTGAAAAGGATTTTGAATCCATCGGGCAAGTCATCTCAGGGTGCCCTTTCCAAAATTCCTTCAGGGAACTATAGAGAGAAGCATAGTTCTCGAAAGAGCTATTCATTTGTAGCTGATCCACTTTTATCCCCGAAGGACAAACTGATTGATGGGATGCTTGATGGCTTCAAGAAAACAGATGAGACTAAGATGCAAAATTGA